In Phycisphaerae bacterium, the genomic stretch GTCGTTGCTCATCGGGCATCGGTTCACCGTCCGGTGGCCGCGGGCCAACGCGCTCCGGCTGGCGGCGCGACTGCCCGGCCGGGGCGGCGCGCTCACCAGTCCTCGTACATCAGAGCCACAATCCGGGCGGCCAGGCGGTCGATGGCCCGCTCCTGGGCGAACTTCTCGCTCTCGCCGGTGGGGTTCAGATAGTCCACCGTCTGGAGCATGGCCGGCTGATCCACCAGCAGGCGTCCGGTGCGGATGTCCTTCCACTGAACCCGGACCGTGAGGTTCAGGTGCTTCTCGCGCGGCTGCCGGGTCTGGTAGTCGGGCGCGAACGCCGCCTGCCGCTCTTCCAGTACTTCCGCTACCAATATGGTATCGGCCTTTTCACGCGGGGCCAGCCGATAAGGCGTGTCCATCCCGATTCGCTTCTTCAGGGCTTCCGTGAGCGTGAATTCCAGGTCCCGGCGAAATTCCTTCGACCCGACCATGTCCACATACACGGTCCGCACGTCCGTCCGATACGGACCACCGGCCCGATATCCGCACCCGGAAACGGACACCAGCACGAGCAGCAGGCCGGCCACGAGGTGGGGTCTGGTCACGGCGCGACGTCCTCCGCCGGAGTCTCCCCGGTCGCGGCCCCCATGGCCCGCAGGCGCGTGTGTGCCTGCCCGGCGGCCAGCGTGTCCGGCCAGTCCTTCAGAATCTGCCGGTAATAAAACTCCGCCGCGCTGGGCTGACGCGTCCGTTCGTACCAGCGGGCGATGTCGAGGTCTTTCTCCGCCCGCTGCTGCCGGATGCCTTCCAGGCGCTGCGCGACGTTCTCGCGCTCGGCATACCCGGGAAACGCTGCCATCAACTGCCGATAGCGCTCGTCCGCCTCGACCAGCGGCGTGGCGTCGAAACGGATGCCGGGGAAAGCAGCCTCGGCGGACTCTGCCGTGCGCAGCATCGCAAACTGCACGTAGCGCCCGCTGGCATACTGCTGGGCCAGGTTGGCGTACTCATCCTGAGCCAGATCGAGATCGCCGTGCGAGAAGTAGTAATCCGCCTTCAGCTTCAGCGCCAACTCGCCCAGCCGCGAGCCGGGGACGCGCTCCCAGACGCGATCGAGAATCTCAACGCCCTCGGCGTACGCGGGCAGGCGCAGGACGCGCCAGACGATGCGCTTCTGTCCGGACAGAAACGCGCGGGCCACGTCGACACACCGCTGGTTGGCCAGTTCGAAAATCTCGCCGGACGCATCGTCCGCGACGCTGGTGTAGCGCTTCACCGCCTGCCAGAAATCGCGGCCTTCAAAGTATGTATCGCCGAGCAAGAGCGTCGCCTCATAGCTGCGCTCATCGTCGGGGTTGGCCTTGATCCAGCGCTTCAGCAGCGTGCGGGCCTTGCCGGGTTTGCCCTCTGCGAGATAGGCACGGGCCTGCCCCAGCTCGTCGGTCGGCTCACCTTCAATGGGCGCCTCTTCGGCAACCCACTCATCCGTGTCCGGGTCGAGTACTTGGCGTTCGCGGTAACGTTGCTCCTGCGAGAGCAACGAGAACTCCGTCAGCACCGCCACCAGGCTGGTGAGTGCGATCACGCGAAAATCCATGCCGAGGTTGATCATGCGGGCCCATTATAGGCCGTGAGCGCGCAGCCAACAATCGGGCGCCCCGCCATTCACGGGCCACAGCAACACAACTCAGCCCCGCGGTCGCCGTGCCGCCGCGACTTGGCCCCCGTACCCCCCCGCGATATCCTGCCGCCCGCGGGGGTGTCTCGTCCGGCACAGCGACCGTTGCGGAGTGCCGATGGTCGGGCGCAAGTGGCGTACATGGGTGGTGCTGGTCGTCGTCGGCGTCGCCGCCGCGGCCGCGCTGCGCCCCACCCTCCAGAGCCCGTTTTCCCGTGGCGCACACCGGGAAACGGCAAGCGCACTGCACCCGGGGGCTGAGCCGCGCCAGCCCGCGCAGTGGCCGTTTCACAGCTTTGGAGTTCAGGCGCTGACCCGCTGGTCATGGCGGTTGGACGACATCGTCTGGGGTCCGGTCGCGGGCGGGCCGGGGTGGACGAACCTCGCGCTGCATGTCGTCAGCGGATGGCTGGTTGCCGCCCTGGCGCTGATCCTGCTGCGGAGTGGCGCCGCGCGGGACGCGCGCCCCACCGTCACGCATTACGGGGCAGCCCTCCTCGCCGGGCTGCTCTTCGCGCTCCACCCGTTGCGCGTCGAGCCCGTAGTGTGGGTGGCACAGCGCGCCACGCTGCTCAGCGGAATGTGGGCACTGGCCGCGACGCTGTGCTACTTGCACGGGGCCACGCGGGCCCACCGCGCGTGGCTCGGCGTAGCGCTCGCGTGCGGCACGTTGAGTTTCGCCGCCGGCAGCGCCGGCCTGACGCTGCCACTCGTCTTCGTCGTGCTCGACTGGTATCCGCTGCGACGTCTGGGCCTCACTGCGGGCTGGTTCAGCCGGCGCACACGTGGCGTGTGGCTGGAGAAGCTGCCGTTCGTGGTGTTGGCGGCCGGCGCCCTTGCGCTGGGACTGGCCGCGCAGCGGGCGGCGGACACTTCACCGGCGCTCGGCGCGCTGGAACGCATCGCGGTGGCGGGCCGGAGCGCGACCTTCTACGCCTGGAAGACCGTCTGGCCACACGGGCTCGCGCCGCTGTATGAACTACACCGCCCGGTCCCCTGGCTATCGTGGCAGTTCGGCGGCGCCGCCGTCGCGGTGCTCGTCGCGCTGGCTGTGGCCGTTGTCGTGGCCCGCAAGGCGCCCGCTGTGACGGCTGCGGCACTGGCCTATGTCTTGCTGCTCGCCCCCGACGCAATGCTGTTTCCGAATGGGCTGCTGGCGGCGGCCGACCGTCACGGCTACCTGCCCGGCGTGATCATCGCGCTCGCGCTGGGGGCGGCGCTCGCGCGGCTTTGGGCGGAGCACGACGCACTCAGTCGCATCTTAGCGACGGGCGCGACGCTGGCCGGCTGCGTAGCGGTCGGCGCCCTCGGCATGCTGACCTGGCAGCAAGCCCAGCTCTGGCGCGACCCGCGCACACTCTGGCGCTACACTGTGGATCAATACCCGGGCAGCGGGCTGGCCGCCTGGGAGCTGGCCCGGGCGCGCGAACGCGTGGGCGAGACTCAGCCGGCCATGCAACTGTACAGCGCCGCGGTGCGGCTCAGTCCGCAGGTCCTTGAGCTGCGGCTCACCCTGGGCGCCGCGCTGCTCCGCGAGTCCAACACCAAAGCGGCGATCGCGGCCTACCAGGGCGCCGTCCAGCTCGCCCCGCAATCCGCCGCGGCCCACTTCGGACTCGGCGCGGCCCTGGCGGCGGGTAACGACCTGGCCGCGGCGGAGGAGCACCTGCGCCGCGCGCAGAGCCTGGCCCCGGATGACCCGCGCCCGCCGAGCAGTCTCGGCCACCTGTTCATGCTGCAAGCCCGCTGGTCGGAAGCCGCGGTGGCTTTTCAGGCCGCGCTGCGAATGGTGCCCGACGACGCCGACCTGCACTACGACCTGGGACACGCCCTGGATCGCGCCGGCGCCCGCGAAACCGCCGCTGCCATGTTCCGGCGCTGTCTGGAATTGTCCCCCAACCATGGCCTGGCGCGCGCGGCGCTGGCCGCGCCGACGGACCCGCCTACCGAGCCGCCCCCGCCTCCGGCTGCAACTCAAACCAGTCGTCCTTCCGGCAGACCGTGAGCACCGGCGTCTCCACTTCGTGGTCCAGCACGAGCAGGCCGTGGTCGGCGGCGAGCCACGCCAGCAGCGCCTGCTTCGACGCCCGGTTCTCGAGCGGGAACAGGTCATACGCCATGTTGTACGGCGCCCCCAGGTGGTGCCGTGTCGGCATGAGGTCGCCGGCGAAGACCAGCCGCCGGTCCCGGCCGGCGACGACGATCGAGTGATGGCCGCGGGTGTGGCCCGGGGTCGGCCGCGCCTGAATCCCCGGGACGATCTCGCCGGCTCCCTCGAGCGGGCGCCAGGCGCCGGCACGCTCGAGCGCGGCGTAATTCTCCTCGCGGTACGTCGCGGTCATGATGCCGAAGTTCGCGCGGGCATCGTCCAGCTCGGCCCGCTGCACGTGCACGCGGGCGCGCGGGAACGTGGGCCGCACCTCTCCATTGCGCTCGTACGTCAATCCGCCGGCGTGGTCAAAATGCAGGTGCGAGACGATCACATCGGTGATCGTGTCCGGGTCGACGCCCAGGTCGACCAGCGCCGGCAGCAGCCAGTGCGCCGGATCGATCGCGAAAATGCGCTGCTCTTTGTCGCCGTACTTCGGCCCGTGCCCGGTCTCGATGATCGCGCGGCGCTCACTCGGGCCGGGCCATTCGACCAGCAGGCAGTTGCAGTGCAGTGGAATGCGGTTTTGCTCGTCCGCCGGGCAGGCCCGCGACCAGAGCGGCTTCGGAATCAGCCCGAACATGGCGCCGCCGTCCAGCCGCAGGCGCCCGCCGTTGACGAGCGTGACCGTGCAGCCACCGAGGTCATAGCGTGGGGGTGACGCAGTATGCATGGCGCCCAAGTTCCCGGTCGCGCTCCAGCCCGACGAAAGAAGTATAGGCCACCCACGCGCTGCTGCACGCGGGGCCGGGTCGGTTATGATACCCGCACGCTGGCGGAACGCCTCCGCCGCCCCGAGCAAGGACCCACGCTTTGGCCCTCGACGCCCGATTGCGAGCCATCCGCGCCGTATGCCTGGACGTGGACGGCGTGCTCACCGACGGCCGGTTGTACATCGACGACACCGGCCGCGGCGCGCGGCTGTTCGACGTTCACGACGGCTTCGCGCTCTATTGGTACCAGCGGCTCGGCGGCATCGTCGTGATCTGCTCCGGCAAGCACTCGGAGGCCGTCGCGGTGCGGGCCGCTGAGCTCGGGATCACCCACGTGGTCCAGGGCAGTCGCGACAAGCCCGCCGACCTGGCGCCGCGGCTGGCGGAAATCGGGCTCGGCTGGTCTGAGCTGGCAGTCATCGGCGACGACCTGCCCGACGTGCCGCTGCTGCACCGCTGCGGTTTCCCGATCGCGGTCGCGAACGCGGTGGACGAGGTCAAGGCCGTCGCGCAACTGGTGACGCGGCGCGCCGGCGGGCGCGGCGCCGTCCGCGAGGCGCTCGAACATCTGATGCGGGCGACCGGACGCTGGGCGGAAGTGCAGGCCCATTACGGTCTCGCGCGAACCGCGCGGCCCGACTGACAGGATCCGGAACCATGGTGCGCAACATCGTCCTTGCCGTTTCTTCGCTGGCCGTCCTCGGGCTGCTCTTCGCGGCGTACTGGCTGCTTCTGGGAACGCCCGCCAGCGCGCCGGTCGAGCGCCCGGTCACGGAGACTCTGCAGACGCCCCAGGTGCCCACGACGCAGCCGCTCAAGATCGGCGACGCGATCGAAGTGCCCGCCGGCGGCAAGATCATCTTCCGCCGCTTCGACGAGAAGACCGGCCGCCCGCGGGATATGTTCGCGTGCCAGGACTGGCAGCCCGTGCCCGACGCACGGAACGAGATTCGCGTGACGGCCCCCGAGCTGGCCATGCTGCTGCCCAGCGGGATGATCGCCACGATCACGGCGGACGCGGGCCAGATCACGGTGGACCGCGTCGAACAGTCGCAGATGCGGCCCAAGAACGGCCATCTCGCGGGCCACGTGCGCATCGTCGTCGATCGCGACACCGCGCCCGAGCGCACGCCGGCGGCCGAACGGCCGGAAGACCTGATCACCATCAGCGTCGACCGCCTCGAGTTCGACCTGGAGCTGGGCGAACTGCAGACCAACGAGCGGCTGACCGTGGCCAGCGAGGATTTCGAGATCGCCGGCAGCGGGCTGCACCTGATCTGGAACCAGGCCGACAACCGGATCGAGACGCTCTCGATTGCCCATGGCGAGGAGTTCGTGCTCTACCCCGCCGCCGGCCTGTTCGGCATGGTGACGAACGACGAGCAAGCCGGGCCACCCCCTACGCCACCCCTGCAGGCCGGCGAGCCGCCGCGCCGGCGCCCGCGGCCGCGGCGCGCGACGGCGTACCAGTGCATCCTCGACGGCGGGCTGGTGGCGGAGCAGTTCCGGGGCGCGGAGCGCGTCGGCGGCCTGGAGGCCGACGAAGTGAAGCTGTTGTTCGACGTGGGCGGCGGCGCCGACAAGTTCCTCCGGTCGCGCCCGACGTCCGCCCCCGCCACGCGCCCGGCGCGCGAGGAGCGCGAACGGCTCGTCCTGCGCTGGAACGGGCGGCTGCAACTGACGCCCACGGCCGCGGCGCCGGCCGGCGAGCCCAACCGTCGGCGGTTCGAGGCCCGCGGCCACCCCGTGGTGCTGTCGCGCGGCGACGGCCACGTGCGCTGCGGGCAGGTCGCG encodes the following:
- the bamD gene encoding outer membrane protein assembly factor BamD, with amino-acid sequence MINLGMDFRVIALTSLVAVLTEFSLLSQEQRYRERQVLDPDTDEWVAEEAPIEGEPTDELGQARAYLAEGKPGKARTLLKRWIKANPDDERSYEATLLLGDTYFEGRDFWQAVKRYTSVADDASGEIFELANQRCVDVARAFLSGQKRIVWRVLRLPAYAEGVEILDRVWERVPGSRLGELALKLKADYYFSHGDLDLAQDEYANLAQQYASGRYVQFAMLRTAESAEAAFPGIRFDATPLVEADERYRQLMAAFPGYAERENVAQRLEGIRQQRAEKDLDIARWYERTRQPSAAEFYYRQILKDWPDTLAAGQAHTRLRAMGAATGETPAEDVAP
- a CDS encoding tetratricopeptide repeat protein, with amino-acid sequence MVGRKWRTWVVLVVVGVAAAAALRPTLQSPFSRGAHRETASALHPGAEPRQPAQWPFHSFGVQALTRWSWRLDDIVWGPVAGGPGWTNLALHVVSGWLVAALALILLRSGAARDARPTVTHYGAALLAGLLFALHPLRVEPVVWVAQRATLLSGMWALAATLCYLHGATRAHRAWLGVALACGTLSFAAGSAGLTLPLVFVVLDWYPLRRLGLTAGWFSRRTRGVWLEKLPFVVLAAGALALGLAAQRAADTSPALGALERIAVAGRSATFYAWKTVWPHGLAPLYELHRPVPWLSWQFGGAAVAVLVALAVAVVVARKAPAVTAAALAYVLLLAPDAMLFPNGLLAAADRHGYLPGVIIALALGAALARLWAEHDALSRILATGATLAGCVAVGALGMLTWQQAQLWRDPRTLWRYTVDQYPGSGLAAWELARARERVGETQPAMQLYSAAVRLSPQVLELRLTLGAALLRESNTKAAIAAYQGAVQLAPQSAAAHFGLGAALAAGNDLAAAEEHLRRAQSLAPDDPRPPSSLGHLFMLQARWSEAAVAFQAALRMVPDDADLHYDLGHALDRAGARETAAAMFRRCLELSPNHGLARAALAAPTDPPTEPPPPPAATQTSRPSGRP
- a CDS encoding MBL fold metallo-hydrolase, coding for MHTASPPRYDLGGCTVTLVNGGRLRLDGGAMFGLIPKPLWSRACPADEQNRIPLHCNCLLVEWPGPSERRAIIETGHGPKYGDKEQRIFAIDPAHWLLPALVDLGVDPDTITDVIVSHLHFDHAGGLTYERNGEVRPTFPRARVHVQRAELDDARANFGIMTATYREENYAALERAGAWRPLEGAGEIVPGIQARPTPGHTRGHHSIVVAGRDRRLVFAGDLMPTRHHLGAPYNMAYDLFPLENRASKQALLAWLAADHGLLVLDHEVETPVLTVCRKDDWFELQPEAGAAR
- a CDS encoding HAD hydrolase family protein — translated: MDGVLTDGRLYIDDTGRGARLFDVHDGFALYWYQRLGGIVVICSGKHSEAVAVRAAELGITHVVQGSRDKPADLAPRLAEIGLGWSELAVIGDDLPDVPLLHRCGFPIAVANAVDEVKAVAQLVTRRAGGRGAVREALEHLMRATGRWAEVQAHYGLARTARPD